A region from the Myripristis murdjan chromosome 23, fMyrMur1.1, whole genome shotgun sequence genome encodes:
- the phyh gene encoding phytanoyl-CoA dioxygenase, peroxisomal yields MSRAANRLQLLINHLDRSPALLHASPVSALAVSSSPPQTFRYTLDNELLTPEQRLFYEENGFIVVKNLVSDADIERFRSAFERICKQEVKIPGLVVMRDVAIAKSEFVADQKAVSKLQDFQEDPELFRYCALPQILEYVECITGPNIMAMHTMLINKPPDAGKKTSRHPMHQDLHYFPFRPADRIVCAWTAMEAISRQNGCLVVLPGTHTGTLKEHDYPTWEGGVNKMYHGVRDYDPQHPRVHLEMAKGDTVFFHPLLIHGSGMNRTQGFRKAISCHYASADCFYIDVKGTTQENIEKEVKEIASRRYDVDDSITLQDVWALRGRLVQGERTTL; encoded by the exons ATGTCTCGCGCTGCAAACAGACTCCAGCTGCTGATCAATCACCTTGATCGATCACCTGCTCTTCTC CATGCCTCACCTGTGTCTGCTCTGGCCGTCAGCTCCTCGCCGCCGCAGACTTTCAG ATACACTCTTGACAACGAGCTGCTGACTCCAGAGCAGCGGCTCTTCTACGAGGAGAACGGCTTCATCGTTGTCAAGAATCTGGTTTCTGACGCCGACATCGAGCGCTTCAG gAGTGCGTTTGAGCGGATctgcaaacaggaagtgaagatTCCCGGCCTCGTGGTCATGAGAGACGTCGCCATCGCCAAGTCGGAGTTCGTGGCCGATCAGAAGGCCGTCTCCAAACTGCAGGACTTCCAGGAAGATCCCGAACTGTTCCGCTACTGCGCCTTACCacag ATCCTGGAGTACGTGGAGTGTATCACGGGGCCCAACATCATGGCCATGCACACCATGCTGATCAACAAGCCTCCTGACGCCG GTAAGAAAACGTCCCGTCACCCGATGCATCAGGATCTGCATTACTTCCCGTTCCGGCCGGCCGACCGCATCGTCTGCGCCTGGACCGCCATGGAGGCCATCAGCCGGCAGAACGGCTGCCTGGTGGTGCTGCCGGGAACACACACCGGCACGCTGAAGGAGCACGACTACCCCACCtgggag GGTGGTGTGAACAAGATGTACCACGGGGTGCGGGACTACGACCCGCAGCACCCCCGGGTGCACCTGGAGATGGCGAAGGGCGACACCGTCTTCTTCCACCCGCTGCTGATCCACGGCTCCGGCATGAACCGCACGCAGGGCTTCCGCAAG gccatCTCCTGCCACTACGCCAGCGCCGACTGCTTCTACATCGACGTGAAGGGAACCACGCAGGAGAACATCgagaaggaggtgaaggagatCGCCAGCAGGAGGTACGACGTGGACGACAGCATCACGCTGCAG GACGTGTGGGCTCTGCGCGGCCGCCTGGTGCAGGGCGAGAGGACCACgctgtga